A segment of the Serratia fonticola genome:
GAAAGCGAGAACGTTCATGCATTGCGCTGGGCTTACTTTCTCCCTCGGTGAAACGCGCGATGAACTCGACGAAACCCTCATCCACGCTAGCTCCGGCAGTTTCTTCTATCAGGGTGAGCCCAAGCCATTGGGTGTTGCCAAAGCTGTTGGTGATGGCGGTGCGCCAGGATTCGGCCCGGCAATCTGGGTGCCAGGTGGCAATCAGATAATCCGCATCCTGTCTAACATAGGCGGTATATCTGGAGCGCATGAGTTTGCCTGGAGACGGGGCATGCTGATTACCCGTTATAAAGGGTTCGCAGCAAGCGCTGTATTCCAGCCCGCTGCTGCAAGGGCATAGCTCAGTCAAAATAACGCCTCAAAGTGGTTCGCTCGCACGATGCAAAGCGGAAGCTAAAATGAATTTAGCGCATATGTTACCTAACAACCTTCATGGGTGACAATGTACCCTGCGATCGGGGCTGAAATAATTCACCGGCAAAGGACAGACGGATATGCGGAAAGTAAAAATCGGGTTGGCGTTAGGTGCTGGAGCCGCCAAAGGCTGGGCGCATATCGGCGTGATTAACGCATTGCGAAAGCTGGGCATTGAGGCTGATATTGTGGCGGGTTGCTCCGTGGGGGCGTTGGTGGGCGCGGCTTTTGCCAGCCATCGTCTACCGGTGATGGAGCAATGGGTGCGGTCATTCAGCTATTGGGACGTGATCAAACTGATGGATTTATCCTGGCAACGAGGAGGGTTATTACGCGGGGAGCGTGTTTTCAATGTGGTTGGTCAATTGCTGAATATTGATGATTTTGCCGATTGCTCGCTCAAATTTGGTGCTGTGACGACCAATCTTAGCACTGGCCGTGAGTTGTGGATGACCAAAGGCGATATCCACCAGGCCATTCGCGCCTCTTGTAGTATGCCAGGACTATTGGCACCAGTCTGGTATGAAGGTTATTGGTTGGTGGACGGGGCATTGGTGAACCCGGTGCCCATTTCGCTGACCAGAGCGATGGGGGCAGATATTGTTATTGCCGTGGATTTACAACATGATGCACACTTGATGCAGCAGGATTTGTTTTCAGTACATAGCGACGATATTGAAGTGCGTAATGGCGATGTGAGTACTTGGCGCGAGCGTTTACGGGAACGGATTAATCGACTCACGCTGAAGAAAACCAATTTCACGCCTACCGCGATGGAAATCATGAGCACTTCGATTCAGATGCTTGAGAACCGAGTGAAGCGCACTCGGATGGCGAGCGATCCGCCAGATGTACTGATACAGCCTTATTGCCCGCAAATATCGACGCTGGACTTCCATCGCGCCAGTGAAGCCATAGAGGCGGGGCGGCTGGCGGTGGAAAAACAGATAGATATCTTGGCACCGTTGATAAAAAATAAATGATTACCGGTTCTTAGGGGAGAATGATGCTGTTGGGGATATTTTCGGCAAGCACAAGTGTCCATTATGAGCCACTATTACATCATCAAAAGGGAAGAGGCTCGGTCAATGGCATTACCACTGATAAACAAGCGCATCTTAATCGTTGAGGACGAGTCAGTTTTTCGTTCTGTGCTTGTCAACTATCTGGAGTCCTTGGGGGCACAGACCTGTGAAGCGCCCAATGGCTTACTGGCATTGAGCGCCGTCGAAGAAACCAACCCAGATCTGATCCTGTGCGACCTCGCCATGCCAGAAATGGACGGCATAGAGTTTGTGGAACACTTACGATTGCAAGGTATTCAGATCCCGGTACTGGTTATTTCCGCAACAGATAAAATGGCTGACATCGCTAAGG
Coding sequences within it:
- a CDS encoding YchJ family protein; the encoded protein is MTELCPCSSGLEYSACCEPFITGNQHAPSPGKLMRSRYTAYVRQDADYLIATWHPDCRAESWRTAITNSFGNTQWLGLTLIEETAGASVDEGFVEFIARFTEGESKPSAMHERSRFLRLEQRWYYIDGTKPQPGRNATCPCGSGKKYKKCCGQ
- the rssA gene encoding patatin-like phospholipase RssA — translated: MRKVKIGLALGAGAAKGWAHIGVINALRKLGIEADIVAGCSVGALVGAAFASHRLPVMEQWVRSFSYWDVIKLMDLSWQRGGLLRGERVFNVVGQLLNIDDFADCSLKFGAVTTNLSTGRELWMTKGDIHQAIRASCSMPGLLAPVWYEGYWLVDGALVNPVPISLTRAMGADIVIAVDLQHDAHLMQQDLFSVHSDDIEVRNGDVSTWRERLRERINRLTLKKTNFTPTAMEIMSTSIQMLENRVKRTRMASDPPDVLIQPYCPQISTLDFHRASEAIEAGRLAVEKQIDILAPLIKNK